A genomic window from Longimicrobiales bacterium includes:
- a CDS encoding NADH-quinone oxidoreductase subunit I, with translation MAINVKTVRRPTGQTSYLRATLKGMALTFRHLVNPQKETLEYPDEKPELAPRWRGTHRMAVHADGRPKCVACGLCPTICPSNCIRLVPGEDDQGNRYPIVYEIDEFRCIFCGMCQEVCPVEAIHVGQDYENAEYTREKFIYDLDRLMAQDHPVTALWDPEDPLGQ, from the coding sequence ATGGCCATAAATGTGAAGACCGTGAGACGCCCGACGGGCCAGACGTCCTACCTGCGGGCCACGCTCAAGGGGATGGCGTTGACGTTCCGGCATCTCGTCAACCCGCAGAAGGAGACGCTCGAGTATCCGGACGAGAAGCCGGAGCTCGCGCCGCGCTGGCGCGGCACGCACCGGATGGCCGTTCACGCGGACGGCCGGCCGAAGTGCGTCGCGTGCGGACTCTGTCCGACGATCTGTCCGTCCAACTGTATCCGCCTGGTGCCGGGCGAGGACGATCAGGGCAACCGCTATCCGATCGTGTACGAGATCGACGAGTTCCGCTGCATCTTCTGCGGCATGTGCCAGGAGGTGTGTCCGGTCGAGGCGATCCACGTCGGGCAGGATTACGAGAACGCGGAATATACCCGCGAGAAGTTCATCTATGATCTCGATCGTCTCATGGCGCAGGACCATCCGGTAACGGCGCTGTGGGACCCGGAGGATCCGCTGGGTCAATGA